A region of Mycteria americana isolate JAX WOST 10 ecotype Jacksonville Zoo and Gardens unplaced genomic scaffold, USCA_MyAme_1.0 Scaffold_148, whole genome shotgun sequence DNA encodes the following proteins:
- the LOC142403257 gene encoding olfactory receptor 14A16-like: protein MSNSSSTTQFLLLAFADTRELQLLHFWLFLGIYLAALLGNGLIITAVACDHRLHSPMYFFLLNLSLLDLGSISTTVPKSMANSLWDTRDISYAGCAAQVFFFLFLTTAEYSLLTVMAYDRYLAICKPLLYGTLLGSRACLKMVAAAWGSGFLTAVLHTANTFALPVCHGNGLDQFFCEIPQILKLSCSRSYIREVGLLVLSIFLYFGCFVYIVLSYVQIFRAVLRIPSEQGQHKAFSTCLPHLAVVSLFLSTGTFAYLKPPSISSPSLDVVVSIPYAVVPPTVNPLIYSMRNKDLKDALWNLFEYITLQHQ from the coding sequence atgtccaacagcagctccaccacccagttcctcctcctggcatttgcagacacgcgggagctgcagctcttgcacttctggctcttcctgggcatctacctggctgccctcctgggcaacggcctcatcatcaccgccgtagcctgcgaccaccgcctccacagccccatgtacttcttcctcctcaacctctccctcctcgacctgggctccatctccaccactgtccccaaatccatggcaaATTCCCtatgggacaccagggacatctcctatgcaggatgtgctgcacaagtctttttcttcctcttcttgactacagcagagtattctctcctcacagtaATGGCATACGATCGTTAtctggccatctgcaaacctctgctctacgggaccctcctgggcagcagagcttgtctcaaaatggttgcagctgcctggggcagtgggtttctcactgctgtgctgcacacggccaatacatttgcACTACCAGTTTGCCACGGCAATGggctggaccagttcttctgtgaaatcccccagatcctcaagctctcctgctcacgttcCTACATCAGGGAAGTTGGGCTGCTTGTgcttagcatttttctttattttggatgctttgtttacattgtgctgtcctatgtgcagatcttcagggctgtgctgaggatcccctctgagcagggacagcacaaagccttctccacgtgcctccctcacctggctgtggtatccttgtttctcagcactggcacatttgcctacctgaagcccccctccatctcctccccatccctggatgtggTGGTGTCAATCCCATATGCGGTAGTTCCTccaacagtgaaccccctcatctacagcatgaggaacaaggacctcAAGGATGCTCTGTGGAATCTATTTGAATACATCACacttcagcatcaataa